In one Trichosurus vulpecula isolate mTriVul1 chromosome 8, mTriVul1.pri, whole genome shotgun sequence genomic region, the following are encoded:
- the TRMT5 gene encoding tRNA (guanine(37)-N1)-methyltransferase isoform X1, whose protein sequence is MRILWTLLGYSGFLKTFHYRIITSDSQIPFTWISLAQNLHKTLAFSLYSQRNRFSTMPEIDRNKIDPELYFPPSQVRGMTKLDRTAFKKVVTIPVLKVRKEMVNKLVRSLKKVLLQRPGIKRVIDDPEDEGNKLVMLDPYKIVSDNSFEESERLLLKEFNVNPQISSHSLELTYENFKTEEILRAVLPEGQDVTSGFSRIGHIAHLNLRDHQLPFKQLIGQVIIDKNQGITSVVNKINTIDNVYRNFQMEVLSGEENMITKVRENNYTYEFDFSKVYWNPRLSTEHNRITELLKPGDVLFDVFAGVGPFAIPVAKKDCMVFANDLNPESYKWLFHNCKLNKVDQKVKIFNLDGKDFLQGPVREELMKLVRQPSKERKPSVHIIMNLPAMAIELLSTFHCLLDGQSKSRELLPTVHCYSFSKADDPAKDVQQRAEALLGASLKGCSSVHLVRNVAPNKEMICITFQVPASVLYENQLINQEEQFLKAENLEGPPFKRQRTDKASLEEQS, encoded by the exons gattttgtGGACATTACTTGGATACTCAGGATTTCTGAAAACATTTCATTATAGAATAATTACATCAGATTCCCAGATTCCTTTCACTTGGATATCGCTGGCACAGAATCTTCATAAAACACTGGCATTTTCCTTGTACAGTCAAAGAAACAGATTCTCTACAATGCCAGAAATAGACAGGAACAAAATTGACCCTGAATTGTATTTCCCACCTTCTCAAGTTCGTGGAATGACAAAACTTGATAGAACTGCATTCAAAAAAGTAGTTACTATTCCAGTACTTAAAGTgaggaaagaaatggtaaataaaTTAGTGAGATCCCTAAAAAAGGTGCTGCTACAGCGTCCAGGCATAAAACGTGTGATTGATGATCCAGAGGATGAAGGAAATAAACTTGTTATGTTGGATCCTTATAAGATAGTTTCTGATAATTCCTTTGAAGAATCTGAACGTCTTCTTTTAAAAGAGTTTAATGTTAACCCCCAGATCTCTTCGCATAGTTTGGAATTAACTTATGAAAACTTTAAGACAGAAGAAATCTTGAGAGCTGTGCTTCCTGAAGGTCAAGATGTAACTTCAGGATTTAGCCGAATTGGACATATAGCCCATCTGAACCTTCGAGATCATCAGCTACCATTCAAACAGTTAATCG GCCAAGTTATAATCGACAAAAACCAAGGCATCACTTCAGTAGTAAATAAGATCAATACTATTGACAATGTTTATAGAAATTTTCAAATGGAAGTGCTATCTGGAGAGGAGAACATGATAACCAAG GTTCGAGAAAACAACTACACGTatgaatttgatttttcaaaagttTATTGGAATCCTCGTCTCAGCACAGAACACAACCGTATCACAGAACTTCTCAAGCCTGGAGATGTTTTGTTTGATGTTTTTGCTGGAGTTGGGCCGTTTGCCATCCCAGTAGCAAAGAAGGACTGCATGGTATTTGCCAACGATCTCAATCCTGAATCCTATAAATGGCTATTCCACAATTGTAAACTAAACAAAGTGGACCAAAAAGTAAAAATCTTTAACCTGGATGGTAAAGACTTCCTTCAAGGACCAGTAAGAGAAGAGTTAATGAAGCTGGTGAGACAACCATCAAAGGAGAGAAAGCCATCTGTGCACATAATTATGAATTTACCAGCAATGGCTATTGAGTTGCTCAGTACTTTTCATTGTCTTTTAGATGGACAATCCAAAAGCAGGGAGCTTCTTCCCACAGTGCACTGTTACAGTTTTTCCAAAGCCGATGATCCTGCCAAAGATGTTCAGCAACGAGCGGAAGCTTTGTTAGGTGCTTCTTTAAAAGGTTGCAGTTCAGTTCATCTTGTAAGAAATGTGGCTCCTAATAAGGAAATGATATGTATCACTTTCCAGGTTCCAGCTTCTGTGCTGTATGAGAACCAGCTGATAAACCAAGAGGAACAATTTTTGAAAGCTG AAAACCTAGAGGGACCTCCTTTTAAACGCCAAAGAACAGATAAAGCCTCATTGGAAGAACAGTCATAA
- the TRMT5 gene encoding tRNA (guanine(37)-N1)-methyltransferase isoform X2 yields the protein MRILWTLLGYSGFLKTFHYRIITSDSQIPFTWISLAQNLHKTLAFSLYSQRNRFSTMPEIDRNKIDPELYFPPSQVRGMTKLDRTAFKKVVTIPVLKVRKEMVNKLVRSLKKVLLQRPGIKRVIDDPEDEGNKLVMLDPYKIVSDNSFEESERLLLKEFNVNPQISSHSLELTYENFKTEEILRAVLPEGQDVTSGFSRIGHIAHLNLRDHQLPFKQLIGQVIIDKNQGITSVVNKINTIDNVYRNFQMEVLSGEENMITKVRENNYTYEFDFSKVYWNPRLSTEHNRITELLKPGDVLFDVFAGVGPFAIPVAKKDCMVFANDLNPESYKWLFHNCKLNKVDQKVKIFNLDGKDFLQGPVREELMKLVRQPSKERKPSVHIIMNLPAMAIELLSTFHCLLDGQSKSRELLPTVHCYSFSKADDPAKDVQQRAEALLGSSFCAV from the exons gattttgtGGACATTACTTGGATACTCAGGATTTCTGAAAACATTTCATTATAGAATAATTACATCAGATTCCCAGATTCCTTTCACTTGGATATCGCTGGCACAGAATCTTCATAAAACACTGGCATTTTCCTTGTACAGTCAAAGAAACAGATTCTCTACAATGCCAGAAATAGACAGGAACAAAATTGACCCTGAATTGTATTTCCCACCTTCTCAAGTTCGTGGAATGACAAAACTTGATAGAACTGCATTCAAAAAAGTAGTTACTATTCCAGTACTTAAAGTgaggaaagaaatggtaaataaaTTAGTGAGATCCCTAAAAAAGGTGCTGCTACAGCGTCCAGGCATAAAACGTGTGATTGATGATCCAGAGGATGAAGGAAATAAACTTGTTATGTTGGATCCTTATAAGATAGTTTCTGATAATTCCTTTGAAGAATCTGAACGTCTTCTTTTAAAAGAGTTTAATGTTAACCCCCAGATCTCTTCGCATAGTTTGGAATTAACTTATGAAAACTTTAAGACAGAAGAAATCTTGAGAGCTGTGCTTCCTGAAGGTCAAGATGTAACTTCAGGATTTAGCCGAATTGGACATATAGCCCATCTGAACCTTCGAGATCATCAGCTACCATTCAAACAGTTAATCG GCCAAGTTATAATCGACAAAAACCAAGGCATCACTTCAGTAGTAAATAAGATCAATACTATTGACAATGTTTATAGAAATTTTCAAATGGAAGTGCTATCTGGAGAGGAGAACATGATAACCAAG GTTCGAGAAAACAACTACACGTatgaatttgatttttcaaaagttTATTGGAATCCTCGTCTCAGCACAGAACACAACCGTATCACAGAACTTCTCAAGCCTGGAGATGTTTTGTTTGATGTTTTTGCTGGAGTTGGGCCGTTTGCCATCCCAGTAGCAAAGAAGGACTGCATGGTATTTGCCAACGATCTCAATCCTGAATCCTATAAATGGCTATTCCACAATTGTAAACTAAACAAAGTGGACCAAAAAGTAAAAATCTTTAACCTGGATGGTAAAGACTTCCTTCAAGGACCAGTAAGAGAAGAGTTAATGAAGCTGGTGAGACAACCATCAAAGGAGAGAAAGCCATCTGTGCACATAATTATGAATTTACCAGCAATGGCTATTGAGTTGCTCAGTACTTTTCATTGTCTTTTAGATGGACAATCCAAAAGCAGGGAGCTTCTTCCCACAGTGCACTGTTACAGTTTTTCCAAAGCCGATGATCCTGCCAAAGATGTTCAGCAACGAGCGGAAGCTTTGTTAG GTTCCAGCTTCTGTGCTGTATGA